The Gossypium hirsutum isolate 1008001.06 chromosome A13, Gossypium_hirsutum_v2.1, whole genome shotgun sequence nucleotide sequence CCTCAAGAGGCTTGGTAGATGATTCCTTGGCTTTCAAGATTTGCTGTTTCAATTTTTCAATCTCACCCTCCAGCTCTGCTTTTGAGGACCTAGGTACagtttgttctttctttttcatattgaCCTCCTTCTTGGGATCTATTGGGACACCCTCTTGGAACCCACCCAGCTTCCTGAACTTATGCATGCGATGCTTTAGTAGCTCTTCTGTGTCTATCGTCGTGAGCTCCTGCAGAATAAACGATTGTTAATATGTTATAATGTGATTCTTGATGAAGAGCTACTGCTAGTGGAACTCACGTCCATTGTTTCATTGATTGCAGCTTTTATTTGTTGTGAAGTCCAAGTTGCACCAGCATGTGCCCCACCCGGTGGTTCCTATCACAAGTAATATATAACTCTCAGATGCCATAGAAATTGACATGATTTCCAAAGGAAACAACAAATCTCAAgcattatttaaacattaaagcAGTACAAATGCTTCGAAAACCAAATGCTGTATTTTCATCAAGCATCAGACAGACATCAAGATATGAAATACATAATTCAAACTTCAATATTGAAAAGGCTTTTGTTTATAAACCATGAGCCAAGGACAGTAGCACAATGGTGCCTTTTGCAGTCAACTTCACCACATGAAATTGCCTGTAGTAGGTTTAAATTATCCTGGTTTTTGTAACGCCTAGAAGTAGGAAGGGAGAAACaagcaaaatttaaaaattaaggaacCAGCAAAAGAATGTATTCTATTGACGATAATTGAGCAAGTATGTTGATTACAGGAATGATTCCATCACAAATTTGCAGCTTGCATAATTCTGGGGCAGTGATCCTCAGCTTCTCAGCTGCCTGCCAAAGAATGTTCAGTCATtacttagaaaaaaaaaaaaaaaagaagctaaaaGATAAAACCAAAAGTGACATCTGTTTTCAAACCTTCGGAGAAGCTTTCGCACTCTTCCACAAAATTGCAGCGCATGCTTCAGGACTATAgcattagaaaaagaaaatcaaatcagAAAGAAGGAATATCAGCATATCTCCACACATACACAAGGCATCTAAAAGCGATCCACAATTAGAAGGAATAATAGAATCTTACCCAGGTACCATGAATAAAAACAAAGATTAGTCATATAGCAATATTGCACCTTGTTTGGGTATGAAATGGAAGGCCAAAATGTATATAGGTAATCAAGATtcaataaaatcaatataaaaaaactcaaatcaCCTGGCAACATAAAAGACTGCATTTTCCAGCATTAACAACTTGTTAGCACAGCCAACGGCCAAGGCACCACCAGAGCCACCTTCCCCAATAACAATAGAAACAATTGGGACCTTTAGACCAAACATTGTCCTCAAATTATGGGCAATAGCTTCACCCTACATGTATTTAGGGTGTAAAATCAGCTGAGCCAACAttaaaagtgaatatgataagATTCAGATTATGATATTGCTCATACTTGACCCAACTCCTCAGACTTAAGGTCTGCATAGGCCCCAGGAGTGTCAATAAAAGTAACTATAGGGAAcctgtaacactcttaacccgtatcctttgccggaataaggttatgaggtattacttgacttaacaaaacttctataaggtcaaagatacttaccagacaaaaattatcaacaatgcaaacctgtctcattgattttccataagagctcttataaaatttctaaaatgactcactatcaaaacatagccgaatatttaataacaaattaactactatcaagttataactaaaacatttcaacacattagttcaattataaggttTCACTAAAccaaatgagcaagccatcttcgcatggctataatgtatacaaagtcgaaatatcattctacctatagtctatcatatacatgccttaaaccatgatgatatacaatcttctcaactcacataatgactcgatagtgtgatgatatctccggctcttccaactcgaactaaagtataaacctataagaaatagaaaagagaacacggagtaagcttcaacgcttagtaagttttaagcaatacaaacaattaatttacttatagatcaattatttcaaattatcaagaaatcattcctagataattgccatctTGGctaagtatccatgaacataatgcatatttagcaaattcacctcacttgaatctgaactcaattaaaaccaaatattgaaatcacaaatatgaTCACaggaactcgaaaagcatctcattaactagttttaaccatgtttgcaacaaaatcacaaattcacttcaaactgtcttcctgagcaatagttactaaattatttataactagagctaaggaactccaattcaagtgccgttaattttccctaaaaatagactcatatatctttcatccataaaattttcagaatttttgatttgaccaatcaataccagatttttattgaagtttcccctgtttcactatttgactattctgaccactcttcactacgaatcaattttctcattatgcagaattcgaaatatgttatcgtttatttcatttgaaactagactcattaaggagtctaaatatataaattttatcttataatcatcatggTACAATTTACAaggattttctaaaaacagaacagggaatttcaaagtcattttgactgtatctcacgccacttcaaatatctcattatctataatttttttgcttatacagtttcttttataagaaactagactcattaagctttaattacataatttattcagcttctaattcaatttccacaatttatggtgattttccaaaatcacgctactgctgttgtcccaagcagatttattacaaatttgctctttcacacattccttgcattcaaattatctaaacatgtatatcatgtcattcaagatcgaactcatataacataggcattaaaatgatTCACTAacagctttagttcaattgaaacgaataaaattcaatatcatattcacatttaattttccatgatcgtaatcacctaaaaataaatcatatacttccacaaacctttccacaagggccaagtgtttatatttgaatataaacatagaatcacttcacataacttcacacatttaccgaatatatcacgatcacatttacagtcataacacttattcacagatgcatcactttatatatttataatttaattcaaatcgaatcgcatacgagtacatgatacgtacctggccaacttaatatgtaatgcactttcaatttgtcaacttagtgtaggattttgtaattgtatacttttatcaaattcttcGGCACTTGGACggctaggtataaaacccgaaattttattaccagcacaaagcctgcgggactttagcccggatacatttccagcacgaagcctgcgggtctttggcctggatatatttccagcacaaagcctgcgggactttagcccggatacattttcagcacaaagcctgcgggtctttagcccggatatatttccataCACATTTCGTCTTCTTAAATTACTTATGATAGAAACTAGAAATCTATTTCAGTCCCTGCTTCGAccatattctttaaatcatttcgTACACACAGTGCCTTACacccgatctcgcacacatagtgctcggttaataatgtcgcacacatagtgcatatATTCATTCACACACACCATGCTGCCCTTTTCATTCGTGCATATACATACCCATAGTATATTTATTCAATACCATCAGCTCAATAATACATTATCAATTCAacattatttcacatataaaaattcacAATTCAGAAGTTATGTGTAATCTAGACATACATAGTAATCTAAGCGTTAATTACCTAGAACTTACCTTATTGTCGAACAAACAGCTCCGACTGGCTACTCAACGACCTTCGCTTTCTTCTTATCCGAACTTGATTCTCTTTgattttgagcttaatttaaacaattaaacaatTTCAATTATCTTATAAattcatcataactcaatttCTATTTTAAACACATAACATACGGCACTTTCATCATTGATGAATTATACGCGTAACATGGCTGACTGCTCCTAGTTCTTACATTCGACTAGCTTGTTACAACATTTTCATATTAACAATTGAACATTCATCTAACTTTAGTCAAGCAAAATTTACTTTCTCTTACTACTATCACATACATGGCAACTCAATTCCTTTCATGTCAATTTACATTTAACTAAACAACGTTTTAATATTTAGTACATCCGGCAATGGCACAAACCGACTTATCTCCCCATTCCACTTCCCATACCTTAACCGAATACTCcctaaaatatttcaatttttcccAACTACATCCAAGAgcttaaaatttacttaattgagTTTATCCAAGTCTATCTTATTATCtagctaaaacaataattaagttcatttcaagtcttccatgaccgaatgtacatatatatatatctaactcAATAACAACAAATTATTAACCTCCCATTTCAAGTCTACATTCGGCATCCATAAAGCactctgatacgagtcacaaaagcccaaattcttgaaggcgaggcccaataagcaaattcccagcccaatcaagaaatccatccatacttagttgaaaatcaggccaaattgtcaaagtgacccaagttgtaaagttttatttttatttttatttatttatttacttagtttaaatttttatgtcaatattcagtccaagagtcccagataaaatgacctttgaccgaatttccatattaaaataattaggagttttttttagttttctaattagattaggactagttatgaggcctatttaaaggcatgactgtccaccttgttaaacacttatcattacaattacattgaaaatttcagatttgatttgagtgaaaattctctttgagttcttcaaggattttctcttgagttttctttagaagttgttttaacaatctttttgattgtgggagccatcttcaaccttcttcttgccattgatattctttggaggggagattagagccgtttgaagggagttgtgagatctttcgggatttcaaggcttcttaggacttatcttttaatttcttactgtcaattctttctttatttctacttgtgctgaatcattatctaatctattttctgttcttattgtgttttcagcctttttctatcttaagaaatcagcccaaaaattcccaaattctagggtttttccatactctttttgggtgaaattagattgtcgaaatttggggaaaactatcttggtgttcaatttggcagaatcacaatctccttgagggtttcaagaaccctaacacttatttctattctcaatttgattctttgctgatttggggattttatttcagatctgaaaattcaaaaatctaatcttttaattttctgtttcgtttcagatctaattgtttagggttttcgtaggagtttctcgtgacttggcaactcgatcttggtccgcgcgcaaccccgtatcatttggtatca carries:
- the LOC107942272 gene encoding acetyl-coenzyme A carboxylase carboxyl transferase subunit alpha, chloroplastic-like, translated to MFGLKVPIVSIVIGEGGSGGALAVGCANKLLMLENAVFYVASPEACAAILWKSAKASPKAAEKLRITAPELCKLQICDGIIPEPPGGAHAGATWTSQQIKAAINETMDELTTIDTEELLKHRMHKFRKLGGFQEGVPIDPKKEVNMKKKEQTVPRSSKAELEGEIEKLKQQILKAKESSTKPLEVALKNMIEKLKEEAYHEYSEAIRAMGLKDRLEMLREEVSKVNSKDRLMNPVLMDKIEKLKHELNQSLSAAPNYTILKYKLDMLKEVSTAKSLSKAATMKQEVNKKFSEIMGRHEIKDKLEALEAEVQSSGSSSFIDLD